In Oncorhynchus clarkii lewisi isolate Uvic-CL-2024 chromosome 2, UVic_Ocla_1.0, whole genome shotgun sequence, one DNA window encodes the following:
- the LOC139376977 gene encoding uncharacterized protein gives MNAAMTLNPWWQLDLFNNYKVFDMTNRKNMNYYSRLNGAEIRIIDFLDDNNDNNNPSSQCNRMEGRYISVVIPGRSEHLTLCEVAKFKGAEYFRKALYIVTSVTITNRGDCCHTNINGAEIRIGKSLQDNGIHNTLAGVITSIPAGRSLTLSWNKGIEGRYVAVVLPKTSTLVLCEVEVYGYLAPTGKNVALRGKATQSSLHGFGFAYNAIDGNRDNAMEHGSCTHTSGDLNPWWRLDLLNTYKVFSITITNRKNLSYSSRLNGAEIRIGDSLDDNNGNNNPRCAVISSIPAGLSSTFKCNGMEGRYVNVVIPGRKEYLTLCEVEVYGSPLD, from the exons ATGAATGCTGCCATGACCTTAAACCCCTGGTGGCAACTGGACCTGTTTAATAACTACAAAGTGTTTGACATGACCAACAGAAAGAACATGAATTATTACAGCAGACTCAATGGAGCTGAGATCCGCATCATAGATTTCCTGGATGACAACAATGACAACAACAATCCCAG CTCCCAGTGTAACAGGATGGAGGGTCGATACATCAGCGTGGTCATTCCAGGAAGAAGTGAACACCTGACCCTGTGTGAG gttgcaaagttcaagggggccgaatactttcgcaaggcactgtacatagtcaCCTCCGTCACCATCACCAACAGAGGGGACTGCTGCCACACAAATATCAACGGTGCTGAAATTCGCATTGGGAAATCCTTACAGGATAATGGCATTCACAACACACT AGCTGGGGTGATTACCTCCATTCCAGCAGGTAGATCTCTCACTCTGAGTTGGAACAAAGGTATTGAAGGACGTTATGTGGCTGTGGTTCTACCAAAGACAAGCACTCTAGTACTCTGTGAAGTGGAGGTTTATGGGTACCTCGCCCCAACTG GAAAGAATGTGGCTCTACGGGGAAAAGCCACCCAGTCGTCATTGCATGGGTTTGGGTTTGCTTACAATGCCATTGATGGGAACCGTGACAATGCTATGGAACATGGCTCCTGCACTCACACTTCTGGTGACCTTAACCCCTGGTGGCGATTGGACCTGCTTAATACCTACAAAGTGttctccatcaccatcaccaacaGAAAGAATCTTTCTTATTCCAGCAGACTGAATGGTGCTGAGATCCGTATTGGAGACTCCTTGGACGACAACAATGGCAACAACAATCCCAG GTGTGCTGTGATCTCCTCTATTCCAGCGGGCTTATCCAGCACCTTCAAGTGTAACGGAATGGAGGGTCGATACGTCAACGTGGTCATTCCAGGAAGGAAGGAGTACCTGACCCTGTGTGAGGTGGAGGTCTATGGGTCACCACTGGACTGA